One Malaclemys terrapin pileata isolate rMalTer1 chromosome 9, rMalTer1.hap1, whole genome shotgun sequence DNA window includes the following coding sequences:
- the LOC128843137 gene encoding threonylcarbamoyl-AMP synthase-like produces the protein MMGPPLFRVEMTKEDTKDPPPCFCPSSHRTSSLRSIANLLNEGAVCGVPTDTVYALAASCKQPEAIEKIYRIKDRPQEKPICIFISNLDQLRAAAPPFSPLLWEFMENVYPGGIGCIIKKGEWLKKLGVGAGYDRVRTKDSIMIRVPDQTITVHLIDMTGPLAITSANPSGEIDSTHHDMVISRLGHKLEGVLCDGESNEVVASTVVNCTKIDEGGITILREGCVPAAKVRQIFERVKNGAA, from the exons ATGATGGGACCCCCTCTCTTCAGG GttgagatgactaaggaggacaCTAAAGATCCTCCACCCTGTTTCTGCCCCAGCTCCCATCGAACCAGCAGCCTGAGGAGCATTGCAAACTTGCTGAATGAAGGTGCAGTGTGTGGAGTACCTACGGACACGGTGTATGCTCTGGCAGCTTCTTGCAAACAGCCAGAAGCTATTGAGAAAATCTACAGAATCAAG GACAGGCCTCAAGAGAAGCCCATCTGCATCTTCATTTCAAACCTGGACCAGTTGcgagctgctgctccccccttcAGCCCTCTGCTTTGGGAGTTTATGGAGAATGTTTACCCTGGAGGCATTGGCTGCATCATCAAGAAAGGAGAATGGCTGAAGAAGTTAG GGGTTGGAGCAGGCTATGACCGAGTCCGGACCAAAGACAGCATAATGATCAGAGTGCCTGACCAAACCATCACCGTCCATCTCATAGACATGACGGGCCCCTTGGCCATCACCTCTGCTAATCCCAGTGGAGAGATTGACAGCACCCACCACGACATGGTCATCTC GCGTCTTGGCCACAAGCTAGAGGGGGTTCTCTGTGATGGGGAATCCAACGAGGTGGTGGCATCCACAGTGGTCAACTGCACAAAGATCGATGAAG GTGGCATCACCATCCTGAGAGAAGGCTGTGTGCCAGCAGCCAAGGTGCGGCAGATATTTGAAAGGGTGAAGAACGGAGCAGCATGA
- the LOC128843136 gene encoding uncharacterized protein LOC128843136, with translation MGQGTSVPLESPLGIVNKLWNEGKLPVQTGMSRRKLYTLCVRNWTGYTAVLANPEMRWPSYGSFEQAALRGVRSQIEKDHPGQLCYWFCWDTAAELWRSLKIMAVRYSPESEPPPCYFNEECKPRRVLTRQLVPTAPAPIPPQGDSLQGAEGNLQDSRSESLQRDEEEMEGHTSGGRVTRQMTKQMQQAAYPSPESSPEAASAKPFVSDKGESRVLPLQVHDQPFVGNDGQLQHTNIVEYKGWLEWDLKEWGRLSGSFGENPRKITELLERLFSSHNPTYTDVDQLLSRVLTGEERSRLWMAERTWGDSNVVNMTWMDRRDQAAGWNPLDWSQPRLTQLRIDRERLLERLKEMARRSPNQAKFMQIRQESDEPPRKFWSRLLEGARMFTQMDPEREADHPTLISFFVNQSVPPVRDYFLKFRPGWGGESVTSVLDVADFAWEKERESSKKKEKKEDYKLMALAFHGGVRGRGRGRGFQGARGRGSWQPQPPGNCFQCGQPGHFKRECPWGRPEGPVASADTYTRDEYTPAPPAQPVPQAWINYGQQQQLQQTQPPQ, from the coding sequence atgggtcaagggactagtgtgcctcttgagagtccgttggggattgtaaataagttatggaacgaagggaaactcccagtacagacaggaatgtctaggagaaagttgtacacactgtgtgtaaggaattggactgggtataccgcggtattggccaacccggagatgaggtggccttcgtatggctctttcgaacaggctgccttaagaggagtaaggagccagatcgaaaaagaccatccgggacagttatgttactggttttgttgggacacagcagcagagctgtggagatctttaaaaattatggcagtcaggtattctcccgagagtgaaccccctccatgttatttcaatGAAgagtgtaaaccacggcgtgttttgactcgtcagttggtccccactgcacctgcccctattcctccgcagggggactctctccagggcgcagaggggaatctgcaggattccaggtcggaatctctgcagagggatgaggaggaaatggaagggcacacctcgggaggaagAGTTACTAGGCAAATGacaaagcagatgcagcaggctgcatacccctcccctgagaGTAGCCCAGAGGCTGCCTCTGCCAAACCTTTTGTGAGTGATAAAGGTGAAAGCAGAGTACTGCCTTTACAGGTGCATGACCAACCTTTTGTGGGCAATGATGGCCAGTTACAACATACTAATATTGTGGAATATAAAGGATGGCTAGAATGGGACTTGAAAGAGTGGGGACGGTTGTCAGGGTCCTTTGGGGAAAATCCCCGAAAGATcacagaacttttagaaagattGTTTTCAAGTCATAATCCTACTTATACGGATGTAGATCAGTTGTTAAGTAGAGTTTTGACTGGAGAAGAACGTAGTAGATTGTGGATGGCAGAAAGGACATGGGGGGATAGCAATGTGGTTAATATGACTTGGATGGATAGGCGGGATCAAGCTGCTGGCTGGAATCCCCTAGACTGGAGTCAGCCAAGGCTGACTCAGCTGCGAATAGATCGAGAGCGATTGTTAGAGAGACTCAAAGAAATGGCTCGCCGCTCACCTAATCAGGCTAAGTTCATGCAGATTCGGCAGGAATCTGATGAGCCACCCAGAAAGTTCTGGTCGAGGCTATTGGAGGGGGCCCGAATGTTCACTCAGATGgatcctgagagagaagcagaccaccctactcttatttcgttttttgtgaatcagtcagtgccccctgtaagggattatttcttaaagtttcgccctggttggggaggtgagtcagtcacttcagtgttggacgtagctgattttgcatgggagaaagaaagggaaagtagtaaaaagaaagagaaaaaggaagactaTAAGTTGATGGCTTTAGCTTTTCACGGCGGTGTTCGAGGCAGAGGCCGTGGCAGGGGATTTCagggtgctcggggaagagggtcCTGGCAACCCCAGCCACCAGGAAATTGTTTTCAGTGCGGACAGCCCGGTCACTTTAAGCGTGAgtgcccctggggacgcccagagggtccagttgcatccgcagatacttacaccagggacgaatacacccctgcaccaccagctcagcccgttccccaggcctggatcaactacgggcaacagcagcagctgcagcaaactcagcctcctcaatga